One genomic window of Bacteroidota bacterium includes the following:
- the fabF gene encoding beta-ketoacyl-ACP synthase II — MTLKRVVVTGLGALTPIGNTTAEYWESLLNGKSGAAGITHFDCSKFKTQFACEVKNYDPLKYFDRKEARKVDLFTQYGLASSEEAIKDCGIDLTTMNLDRFGVIWGSGIGGLETFHEEVMGFAKGDGTPRFNPFFIPKMIADICSGQISIRFGLRGPNFTTVAACASSSNALIDALMYIRLGKADMFVTGGSEAAVTVEGMGGFNAMHALSVRNDDPTTASRPFDKDRDGFVLGEGSGAVIFEELEHALARGAKIYCEVAGGGLSADAHHITSPHPEGEGAKRVMLATLEDAGMKPEDIDYINAHGTSTPQGDIAEPKAIISCFGEHAYKLNISSTKSMTGHLLGAAGAVEAIAAILSVVHDIVPPTINHFTDDPEIDNNLNFTFGKAQERTVRAALSNTFGFGGHNASIVFKKFVK; from the coding sequence ATGACGTTGAAGCGCGTTGTAGTTACCGGTCTTGGTGCACTTACACCTATAGGCAATACCACGGCTGAATATTGGGAATCTCTTTTGAATGGGAAAAGCGGAGCCGCAGGGATTACGCATTTTGACTGTTCAAAATTTAAAACCCAGTTCGCCTGTGAAGTAAAGAATTACGATCCTTTAAAATACTTTGACCGCAAGGAAGCCCGTAAAGTTGACTTGTTCACACAGTATGGATTGGCTTCTTCTGAAGAAGCCATTAAGGATTGTGGTATCGACCTCACAACAATGAACCTGGATCGCTTCGGCGTAATCTGGGGTTCAGGTATTGGTGGTTTGGAAACATTTCATGAAGAAGTAATGGGCTTTGCAAAAGGTGATGGAACACCCAGGTTCAATCCATTCTTCATTCCAAAGATGATTGCCGATATTTGTTCGGGTCAGATATCTATAAGATTTGGACTTCGCGGACCGAACTTTACAACAGTTGCAGCCTGTGCATCTTCTTCAAACGCGCTGATTGACGCCCTGATGTATATCCGTTTAGGGAAAGCCGATATGTTTGTTACCGGAGGTTCGGAAGCGGCCGTAACGGTTGAGGGTATGGGTGGCTTCAATGCCATGCACGCACTTTCAGTTCGCAACGACGATCCCACTACTGCTTCAAGACCCTTTGATAAAGACCGCGATGGTTTTGTACTGGGTGAAGGAAGTGGCGCTGTAATCTTTGAAGAATTAGAGCATGCACTTGCCCGCGGAGCCAAAATATACTGTGAGGTTGCCGGAGGCGGACTTTCTGCTGATGCTCATCATATTACATCTCCCCATCCCGAGGGTGAAGGCGCAAAAAGAGTTATGCTTGCAACACTCGAAGATGCCGGAATGAAACCCGAAGATATTGATTATATCAATGCCCACGGAACATCAACGCCACAGGGTGATATAGCCGAGCCTAAAGCAATTATTTCCTGCTTCGGCGAACACGCATACAAACTCAATATCAGCTCCACCAAATCTATGACGGGTCATTTGCTTGGCGCCGCAGGTGCTGTTGAAGCTATTGCAGCCATACTGTCGGTTGTGCATGATATTGTTCCTCCCACCATCAATCATTTTACAGACGATCCTGAGATTGACAACAATCTGAATTTTACCTTTGGTAAAGCACAGGAACGTACGGTGAGAGCGGCCCTCAGCAATACTTTCGGCTTTGGTGGTCATAACGCATCCATTGTTTTCAAAAAGTTCGTAAAATAA
- the rnc gene encoding ribonuclease III: MTLHSKLDKELIQKVKTITGFRPANLHLYKLAFRHKSVAQEVVKGVRNSNERLEFLGDAVLGSVMADFLFRRYPTKDEGFLTQMRSKFVSRAHLNKLSQKMGLDKLIVVENDGNNVYRSMNGDAFEAFIGAIYLDRGYDITRKVILNRIIKYYIDIEELEAREVNYKSKLLELAQKEKTQLEFFIAQEKGKGYSKQYVIEARIDGVSLGSGQGFSIKEAEQSAAQNAYLKLTAESQ, from the coding sequence ATAACATTACATTCCAAGCTCGATAAAGAACTGATTCAAAAGGTAAAAACCATTACAGGCTTTCGCCCGGCGAATCTGCATTTGTATAAGCTGGCATTCCGTCATAAATCGGTTGCACAGGAAGTAGTAAAAGGGGTCCGTAATTCGAATGAACGGCTCGAGTTTCTGGGCGATGCCGTACTCGGTTCCGTCATGGCAGACTTCTTGTTCAGAAGATATCCAACCAAAGACGAAGGCTTTTTAACTCAAATGCGCTCAAAATTTGTAAGCCGGGCCCATCTCAATAAGCTTTCACAAAAAATGGGACTTGACAAACTGATTGTGGTTGAAAACGACGGAAACAATGTGTATCGTTCCATGAATGGAGATGCGTTCGAAGCCTTTATTGGCGCTATTTACCTCGATCGCGGATACGATATAACCCGTAAAGTCATTCTGAACCGCATCATCAAATACTATATTGATATTGAAGAGCTGGAAGCGCGGGAAGTAAATTATAAAAGCAAACTTCTTGAATTGGCTCAAAAAGAAAAAACACAACTTGAATTTTTTATTGCCCAGGAAAAAGGAAAAGGATATTCAAAACAATACGTTATTGAAGCCCGCATCGACGGGGTAAGCCTTGGCTCAGGGCAAGGCTTTTCAATTAAAGAGGCCGAACAAAGTGCTGCTCAAAATGCCTATCTGAAACTTACGGCCGAATCTCAATAG
- a CDS encoding acyl transferase: protein MFESSAFHPDILKKQIFEIITDQDFNETALDVFRFQFQNNEVYRRYAGLINIAPDAVKHYSEIPFLPVELFKSQAVVSSAGTPARIFKSSGTTGQIQSSHYVFDEILYQKSIAACFKIFFGEIRDYTILGLVPDVKTRPESSLAYMTDMLISISENEESGIFLGNEAVLEQKINELSEQKKKVMLIGLSYALLDMAEKFPVRAPELIVVETGGMKGRREELIREQLHERLCAGFGVSKIYSEYSMSELLSQAWSKGNGIFNVPPWMKVLTRDAADPFTLLNAGERGGINIIDLANIYSCSFLSVQDTGTVHDDGSFEIAGRFDNSDLRGCSLLLS from the coding sequence TTGTTCGAATCATCAGCGTTTCATCCCGATATCCTTAAGAAGCAAATCTTTGAAATTATCACTGATCAGGATTTTAATGAGACAGCATTGGATGTATTCAGGTTTCAGTTCCAGAACAACGAAGTTTACAGGCGCTATGCCGGCTTGATAAATATTGCTCCGGACGCGGTGAAACACTATTCGGAAATTCCGTTTCTGCCGGTAGAATTATTCAAATCACAAGCCGTAGTTTCATCGGCAGGAACACCGGCGCGTATCTTTAAAAGCAGCGGTACCACCGGGCAAATTCAGAGTAGTCATTATGTTTTCGATGAAATACTATATCAGAAAAGTATTGCTGCTTGCTTTAAAATTTTCTTTGGCGAAATTCGGGATTATACTATTCTCGGTCTTGTCCCTGATGTAAAAACACGGCCTGAATCATCGCTTGCCTACATGACAGATATGCTCATCAGCATAAGTGAAAATGAGGAAAGTGGCATATTTCTCGGAAATGAAGCGGTATTGGAGCAAAAAATCAACGAATTGTCGGAACAAAAAAAGAAGGTAATGCTTATCGGTTTATCGTATGCATTACTTGATATGGCTGAGAAATTTCCGGTTCGTGCTCCTGAGTTGATTGTTGTTGAAACAGGCGGTATGAAAGGCCGCCGAGAAGAACTTATAAGAGAACAGTTGCACGAACGACTTTGCGCAGGCTTTGGTGTTTCAAAAATTTACTCGGAATACAGCATGTCCGAACTGCTCTCACAAGCATGGTCTAAAGGCAATGGTATTTTTAATGTCCCGCCCTGGATGAAAGTACTGACACGCGATGCCGCCGATCCGTTTACGCTGCTGAATGCCGGTGAAAGGGGCGGCATCAATATCATTGATTTAGCAAATATTTACAGCTGCAGTTTCCTTTCAGTGCAGGATACTGGAACAGTTCATGATGACGGCAGCTTTGAAATTGCCGGCCGTTTCGACAACAGCGACCTGAGGGGCTGCAGCCTTTTACTGTCTTAA
- a CDS encoding tail fiber domain-containing protein, whose amino-acid sequence MTGIIKHVRRCILAFLFVFSSLSYGQQNVGIGTNMPDQSSILDLSAQDKGILIPRLSTVQKLAITAPATGLFVYDTDANQFSYFDGVVWRWAIGPMGPTGPAGIAGIDGPTGAQGIPGVAGIDGPTGPQGVQGIQGVPGIQGPTGPSGIQGVQGIQGIQGVTGPSGPQGIQGVQGIQGLQGDPGPTGPQGVQGIQGIQGFQGVAGPTGAAGTNGVTGPTGPLGCAQTNYIVKSNGTNATCTLAPIFDNGSVGIGNTNPLAKLHVTGGTFLVSGNVGNTPAASSSTRMMFIPSKGAFRAGDVSSNVWDAAEIGNYSVGIGQETWASGTGSVALGYFSKARGNYSTASGFNAQATSDGATAFGYLSMATGYISFATGEETRAAGWWSTAMGYKSKATKNTAVAIGNNCIADGLSAIAIGDSAIADSTYSVAIGRKVVANREYAVALGSGVLASGYISTATGYSTTASGNQSFAMNDHTTASGYASVAMNQQTNATNDRTVAMGNSTTASGINAVSMGQVSVASADNSVAMGYYTNANVFSALTIGKYNSSSGSATLWNSSEPLFIAGNGTSGSPSNAAVIYKNGNMWIAGSLTQFSDTTLKEKILPIKGVLEKLNAIQPIYFEFKDKESHPAGTQIGFAAQEVEKQFPELTSKDEHGQLGVNYSGFTAVLLQAIKELKSENDALKNRVDALEKKLK is encoded by the coding sequence ATGACAGGAATAATAAAGCATGTAAGGCGTTGTATATTAGCATTTTTATTCGTTTTTAGCAGTCTTAGCTATGGACAGCAAAACGTTGGAATTGGCACCAATATGCCAGATCAGTCGTCTATACTCGACCTGTCCGCCCAGGACAAGGGGATACTCATCCCTCGTCTGAGTACGGTTCAGAAACTTGCAATAACCGCACCGGCCACAGGTCTGTTTGTTTATGATACAGACGCAAACCAATTTTCATATTTTGATGGCGTTGTATGGCGTTGGGCTATCGGTCCCATGGGGCCGACAGGTCCTGCGGGAATTGCCGGTATTGACGGACCTACAGGCGCTCAGGGCATCCCGGGTGTTGCCGGTATTGACGGACCTACAGGTCCACAAGGCGTGCAGGGTATTCAAGGTGTACCGGGAATTCAGGGACCTACAGGTCCTTCGGGAATACAAGGTGTGCAGGGTATTCAGGGTATTCAGGGAGTTACCGGCCCCAGCGGTCCGCAAGGAATACAAGGTGTACAAGGTATACAGGGTCTTCAGGGCGATCCCGGACCGACCGGTCCGCAAGGCGTACAAGGCATTCAGGGTATTCAAGGGTTTCAGGGAGTCGCCGGACCCACAGGGGCTGCCGGAACGAATGGAGTAACCGGACCAACCGGACCTTTAGGATGCGCACAGACTAATTATATAGTAAAATCAAACGGAACAAATGCCACCTGTACCCTGGCTCCAATTTTTGATAACGGAAGTGTTGGAATCGGAAATACAAACCCCTTAGCAAAACTTCACGTAACAGGCGGCACCTTCCTTGTTTCAGGAAACGTAGGAAATACGCCGGCGGCGAGTTCAAGTACCCGTATGATGTTTATCCCTTCAAAAGGCGCTTTCAGGGCGGGTGATGTATCCTCAAACGTTTGGGATGCTGCTGAAATCGGAAATTATTCAGTTGGTATTGGTCAGGAAACCTGGGCCTCCGGAACCGGATCAGTGGCGTTGGGCTATTTTAGCAAGGCGCGTGGCAACTATTCTACCGCTTCGGGCTTTAATGCTCAGGCAACATCCGATGGCGCTACGGCTTTCGGATATTTGTCCATGGCAACCGGCTATATTTCATTCGCCACAGGAGAAGAAACACGTGCCGCCGGGTGGTGGAGTACTGCGATGGGATATAAGAGTAAAGCGACCAAAAACACGGCTGTTGCTATTGGAAATAATTGCATTGCCGACGGTTTATCGGCTATTGCAATTGGCGATTCTGCTATTGCAGATTCAACCTATTCGGTGGCTATTGGCCGCAAGGTGGTTGCAAACCGCGAATATGCCGTTGCACTTGGAAGCGGAGTGCTTGCATCAGGCTATATTTCCACTGCGACAGGTTATTCCACTACCGCAAGCGGTAATCAGTCATTTGCAATGAATGACCACACAACAGCCAGCGGATATGCTTCTGTTGCTATGAATCAACAAACAAATGCCACCAATGACCGCACGGTTGCAATGGGTAATTCCACTACGGCAAGCGGCATCAATGCTGTATCAATGGGACAGGTCAGTGTGGCATCGGCCGATAATAGTGTTGCCATGGGTTATTATACGAATGCGAATGTGTTTTCCGCACTGACCATTGGAAAATATAACAGCTCTTCAGGTAGTGCAACATTGTGGAATTCTTCAGAACCGCTTTTTATCGCAGGCAACGGCACATCAGGAAGTCCGTCTAATGCTGCCGTGATTTATAAGAATGGAAATATGTGGATAGCCGGCAGTCTGACTCAATTCTCTGATACTACACTCAAAGAAAAAATACTTCCTATCAAAGGCGTTCTGGAGAAACTGAATGCTATTCAGCCGATTTATTTTGAATTTAAAGATAAGGAGTCGCATCCGGCAGGAACTCAGATTGGTTTTGCAGCTCAGGAAGTTGAAAAACAATTTCCTGAACTTACCAGTAAAGACGAGCATGGACAGCTAGGTGTAAACTATAGCGGCTTTACTGCAGTTTTGCTCCAGGCTATCAAAGAGCTGAAGTCGGAGAATGATGCTCTTAAAAACCGGGTTGACGCTCTTGAAAAGAAACTCAAGTAG
- a CDS encoding fibrobacter succinogenes major paralogous domain-containing protein: MKTKFKIFLFPLLAIGLVIMLAYGCKKASKDSKPTPKPAPTPTLHFPFLTTSAVTLITQTTASCGGNITSDSGSAVTARGVCWCTGYAIPTIANSKTTDGTGIGNFTSAITGLTPNTPYTVMAYATISSGTYYGIPISFSTQHGEGSTVTDIDGNVYHTVTIGTQEWMVENLKTTRYRNGDKIGTTTPATLDISGEITPKYQWAYDGNESNVAVYGRLYTWYAATDSRNIAPVGWHVPTDAEWTTLIIYWGDSLTAGGKMKEAGTTHWHSPNTGADNSSGFTALPGGWRGSNFAEVGWCGKWWSSTEYVTNCAWERTLFYGYTGVQRSWPYEFCGFSVRCVKD, encoded by the coding sequence ATGAAAACAAAATTCAAAATTTTTCTGTTTCCGTTGTTAGCAATCGGATTAGTGATAATGCTTGCATACGGTTGTAAAAAAGCATCAAAAGACAGCAAACCAACGCCAAAACCTGCTCCAACACCAACATTGCATTTTCCATTTTTGACAACCTCCGCTGTAACCCTTATTACACAAACCACCGCCTCCTGTGGTGGTAATATTACTTCTGATAGTGGCTCGGCAGTTACAGCACGAGGCGTGTGTTGGTGCACAGGTTATGCAATTCCTACAATTGCCAACAGCAAAACAACAGATGGTACCGGTATAGGCAACTTTACAAGTGCGATAACGGGCTTAACGCCAAATACTCCTTACACGGTGATGGCGTATGCCACTATAAGCTCCGGCACATACTATGGCATCCCTATATCATTTTCAACACAACATGGCGAGGGCAGCACCGTAACTGACATTGATGGCAATGTTTATCATACGGTAACTATTGGAACGCAGGAGTGGATGGTAGAAAACCTGAAAACAACCAGATACAGAAATGGTGATAAAATAGGCACAACTACACCGGCAACATTAGATATAAGTGGTGAAATCACTCCGAAATATCAATGGGCTTATGATGGTAATGAAAGCAATGTTGCCGTTTATGGCAGATTATATACCTGGTATGCAGCCACCGACAGCCGCAACATTGCCCCAGTGGGTTGGCATGTCCCCACTGATGCTGAATGGACAACGCTGATAATCTATTGGGGTGACTCGCTTACTGCAGGTGGCAAAATGAAAGAAGCGGGCACGACACATTGGCACAGTCCTAATACCGGCGCTGATAACAGCAGTGGCTTCACGGCCCTTCCGGGTGGTTGGCGTGGCAGCAATTTCGCCGAGGTTGGTTGGTGCGGCAAATGGTGGAGTTCTACTGAGTACGTTACAAACTGTGCTTGGGAACGGACTTTGTTCTACGGTTACACAGGTGTACAAAGGAGTTGGCCCTATGAGTTTTGTGGTTTTTCTGTGCGTTGTGTGAAGGATTAG
- the cysK gene encoding cysteine synthase A yields MKAKNILETIGNTPHVRINRLFPGTHEVWAKIEKTNPGSSIKDRIALAMIEDAEQRGLLKSDSVIIEPTSGNTGVGLALVCAVKGYRLILVMPESMSIERRRLMKVYGAEFELTPREKGMKGAIEKANELAATTTGSWIPQQFNNPANIDIHKRTTAAEILADFPDGLDYLITGVGTGGHITACAEVLKEKFSGLKVFAVEPELSPVISGGAPGPHPIQGIGAGFIPGNLHAAILDGVIQVSKDEAFDYARRAAREEGLFVGISSGASLAAVAKKLPEIPAGSRILTFSYDTGERYLSTEGLFE; encoded by the coding sequence ATGAAAGCAAAAAATATTTTAGAGACCATTGGAAATACGCCTCACGTGCGGATTAACCGTTTGTTCCCCGGTACTCATGAAGTATGGGCAAAAATAGAAAAAACGAATCCTGGATCGAGTATTAAAGATCGCATCGCACTGGCAATGATTGAAGATGCCGAGCAGCGTGGATTACTGAAAAGTGATAGTGTGATTATTGAGCCTACATCGGGCAATACAGGCGTTGGACTGGCGCTGGTATGCGCTGTGAAAGGTTACCGCCTTATTCTTGTAATGCCCGAGTCAATGTCAATTGAGCGCAGACGCCTGATGAAAGTTTATGGTGCAGAATTCGAACTCACGCCGCGTGAAAAAGGCATGAAAGGAGCTATCGAAAAAGCGAACGAACTTGCAGCAACCACAACCGGTTCATGGATTCCTCAGCAATTTAATAATCCGGCCAATATCGACATCCACAAAAGAACTACAGCAGCAGAGATACTGGCAGATTTCCCCGACGGGCTGGATTACCTGATAACAGGTGTTGGCACCGGGGGGCATATCACGGCTTGTGCCGAAGTACTGAAAGAAAAATTTTCCGGGCTGAAGGTTTTTGCCGTCGAGCCTGAGCTCTCGCCCGTCATCAGCGGTGGAGCACCCGGACCGCATCCGATACAGGGCATTGGCGCCGGATTCATTCCCGGCAACCTTCATGCCGCCATTCTTGATGGCGTAATACAGGTCAGCAAAGATGAGGCGTTTGATTACGCGCGCAGAGCCGCCAGGGAAGAAGGCCTGTTTGTTGGAATATCCTCGGGCGCTTCGCTGGCTGCGGTCGCAAAAAAACTTCCTGAAATTCCTGCAGGCAGCAGAATACTTACGTTCTCGTACGATACAGGCGAACGCTACCTTTCTACCGAAGGGCTGTTCGAATAA
- a CDS encoding cysteine dioxygenase family protein: MNFYEKVKGIEQCYTEAKEQIKGPADFKAILQKFDFNSDDMTDHLLYPEDLPYGRKCAYRSSNFEVIVMNWKPGKSSNIHDHGDSFGCVYSVSGKADNVLYNPNLEQVGIIPLVNHTIAEVPQGIYHAIENNSETFAVSLHFYVPPMNGMKVIDKEDKTKSYIVKNECGAWNPDKGDLLTS, from the coding sequence ATGAATTTTTACGAAAAGGTTAAAGGTATTGAACAGTGCTACACAGAAGCCAAAGAACAGATAAAAGGTCCGGCTGATTTCAAGGCGATATTGCAAAAATTCGATTTTAACTCAGACGATATGACAGACCATCTGCTCTATCCGGAAGACCTGCCTTACGGTCGAAAATGTGCATACCGTTCCTCAAATTTCGAGGTCATTGTTATGAACTGGAAACCCGGAAAGAGCAGCAATATACATGATCACGGTGATTCATTCGGATGTGTATATTCCGTTTCAGGTAAGGCAGATAATGTATTGTATAATCCGAATCTGGAACAGGTCGGAATTATTCCGCTGGTCAACCATACCATAGCAGAAGTGCCTCAGGGTATTTATCACGCTATTGAAAACAACAGCGAAACCTTTGCCGTTTCATTACACTTTTATGTTCCGCCTATGAACGGAATGAAGGTGATTGATAAAGAGGACAAGACTAAAAGCTATATTGTAAAAAATGAATGCGGAGCATGGAATCCTGACAAGGGCGACCTGCTTACGTCATAG
- a CDS encoding acyl carrier protein — MSDISTRVKAIIVDKLGVDEKEVTPEASFTNDLGADSLDTVELIMEFEKEFNIAIPDEEAEKISTVGDAINYIESNTAK, encoded by the coding sequence ATGTCAGACATTTCAACAAGAGTAAAAGCTATCATAGTTGATAAGCTTGGTGTAGATGAAAAAGAAGTTACCCCCGAAGCAAGTTTTACTAATGACCTTGGCGCAGATTCTCTTGACACTGTTGAGTTGATTATGGAGTTCGAAAAAGAATTCAATATTGCCATCCCAGATGAAGAAGCTGAAAAAATCAGCACTGTTGGAGACGCGATAAATTATATTGAGAGCAATACCGCCAAGTAA